In a genomic window of Allomeiothermus silvanus DSM 9946:
- a CDS encoding galactose oxidase-like domain-containing protein has protein sequence MGKLSERLRPNQLIGAIVALTLLAACTSNPKPQSDTPPPDESVYTIAQGPDLSAVWGTQGCDGTPGERYQKGCFGKILPWPGGTYVWNSNTGNKKIIPINTVLLPNGKVFTFGAGDDTFRFYPTEADIVNGGKISADLWDPLTGEHKPIDNTTTELFCSGQSALPDGRILIAGGHEGRLYTSSGPYLGSKDINLFDYQSNGWLSFPGRMAAFRWYPSSLALPSGEVLIIGGIDARASSNTPDPQLNNVEPLDIIEIWKVEGNTPSRRLLLNAPKRAYAHSQYPWLFIASNGKVFVAGQENRLVYLNTAGDGAWEDLVDGGMPRETPPSGYSTFVRNSGTATLYAPDKILVAGGSPGDGVTDYPVASALTIDLNLPGTPIVQSISPMNFPRRHHNATILPDGTVWVNGGTKGPGVNNQELENRVYDSELWNPDTRQWKLTAKAQKFRSYHSTSLLLPDGRVMTGGGGRCDGCAPQDDNADVEIYWPPYLFNPDGTLAQRPDITRYPTRVRYNQRFSVRVKGGVSKVTWLRLGSVTHSVNFDQRINALEFTSAGGDSYYVRTPANPNLAPPGFYMLFVVDGSGVPSTGRIIQIMP, from the coding sequence ATGGGTAAATTAAGCGAAAGATTGCGGCCCAACCAGCTGATTGGAGCCATAGTCGCATTGACCCTCCTGGCAGCGTGTACCTCTAACCCAAAACCCCAAAGCGACACCCCCCCTCCCGACGAGTCGGTGTACACCATCGCCCAGGGACCCGATCTGAGTGCGGTCTGGGGGACGCAGGGGTGCGACGGCACCCCCGGCGAGCGCTACCAAAAAGGCTGTTTTGGCAAGATCCTTCCGTGGCCGGGGGGAACCTATGTATGGAATAGCAATACCGGAAACAAAAAGATTATCCCTATCAACACAGTACTTCTGCCCAATGGCAAGGTATTCACCTTCGGGGCCGGGGACGATACCTTTCGCTTCTACCCCACTGAAGCCGACATCGTGAATGGCGGGAAGATCTCCGCCGACCTGTGGGACCCCTTGACGGGCGAGCACAAGCCCATAGACAACACCACCACTGAACTCTTTTGCTCCGGGCAATCGGCTTTGCCCGATGGCCGTATTTTGATCGCCGGGGGACACGAAGGGCGGCTATATACATCCAGTGGCCCCTACTTAGGCTCCAAGGACATCAACCTCTTCGATTACCAGAGCAACGGCTGGCTTTCCTTTCCGGGGCGGATGGCCGCTTTTCGCTGGTATCCCTCTTCCTTGGCTTTGCCCAGCGGGGAGGTGCTCATCATCGGGGGCATCGACGCACGAGCGAGCTCGAACACCCCTGACCCTCAGCTGAACAATGTGGAACCCTTGGATATCATCGAGATCTGGAAAGTCGAGGGAAACACCCCCAGTCGACGCCTCCTCCTCAACGCCCCCAAGCGCGCCTACGCCCACAGCCAGTACCCTTGGCTCTTCATAGCTTCCAACGGCAAGGTTTTCGTGGCCGGGCAGGAAAACCGCCTGGTCTACCTGAACACCGCGGGCGACGGCGCGTGGGAGGATCTTGTAGACGGGGGGATGCCCCGCGAAACCCCTCCCTCTGGCTATTCCACCTTTGTGCGCAATAGCGGCACCGCCACCCTCTACGCCCCGGACAAGATCCTGGTGGCGGGGGGTAGTCCTGGGGACGGTGTTACGGATTATCCGGTAGCCTCTGCCCTCACCATAGACCTCAACCTACCCGGCACGCCCATCGTGCAAAGTATCTCCCCCATGAATTTTCCCCGCCGCCACCACAACGCCACGATCCTGCCGGATGGGACGGTCTGGGTCAACGGCGGCACCAAAGGCCCTGGGGTAAATAACCAGGAACTGGAGAACCGCGTCTACGACTCCGAGCTATGGAACCCCGATACCCGGCAGTGGAAGCTTACGGCCAAAGCCCAGAAGTTCCGCAGCTACCACTCTACCTCGCTGCTGCTGCCCGACGGACGGGTGATGACCGGGGGTGGAGGCCGCTGTGACGGCTGCGCCCCCCAAGACGACAACGCCGACGTGGAGATCTACTGGCCGCCTTACCTCTTCAACCCCGATGGCACGCTCGCCCAGCGCCCGGATATCACCCGCTACCCTACCCGGGTGCGCTACAACCAGCGCTTCTCGGTGCGGGTGAAGGGGGGGGTCAGCAAGGTAACCTGGCTGCGCCTGGGCTCGGTGACCCACTCGGTGAACTTCGACCAGCGTATCAACGCCCTGGAGTTCACCAGCGCTGGCGGAGACTCCTACTACGTCAGAACCCCAGCCAACCCCAATTTGGCCCCTCCCGGCTTCTACATGTTGTTTGTGGTTGATGGCTCCGGAGTTCCCTCCACCGGGAGGATCATCCAGATCATGCCGTAA
- the glcF gene encoding glycolate oxidase subunit GlcF, producing the protein MQHKIPTQNIGPQGEVMAHAIEACVHCGFCLPACPTYAVLGEEMDSPRGRIFLMKEVLEGSLPLEETLPYLDRCLGCLGCVTACPSGVPYGELITTFRGWSEPKRHRSPFRRVFRLAIQETLPYPARFRMAAALGRLGKLLRPLLPRVLQAPLDLLPDQLPMAEPLPEVVAAVGTRRARVAFLAGCAQQVLEPGFNAATLRVLAQNGVEVVIPKGQSCCGALAMHTGERERALGFARNNLRAFPKDLDAIVSNAAGCGSGLREYPLLFHGEPEEAQAQAFAARVKDVSVFLAELGITPPPPLKNPLRVAYHDACHLAHAQGVRAEPRKLLLSIPGLELVEIPEGELCCGSAGTYNLEQPEIAAALGERKAKNILSTKAQLVATGNIGCFTQIQTHLKRLGRELPVLHTLEVLDRAYRGTL; encoded by the coding sequence ATGCAGCATAAGATCCCTACCCAAAACATCGGCCCCCAGGGCGAGGTGATGGCCCATGCCATCGAGGCTTGCGTGCACTGCGGCTTCTGCCTCCCGGCCTGCCCCACCTACGCGGTGCTGGGTGAGGAGATGGACTCCCCCCGGGGACGCATCTTTCTGATGAAGGAGGTGCTCGAGGGAAGCTTGCCGCTGGAGGAAACCCTCCCCTATCTCGATAGGTGCCTGGGCTGCTTGGGCTGCGTCACCGCCTGCCCCAGCGGGGTTCCCTACGGCGAACTCATCACCACCTTCCGCGGCTGGAGCGAGCCCAAACGCCACCGCTCGCCCTTTCGGCGGGTCTTCCGACTGGCTATCCAGGAAACCCTGCCCTACCCGGCCCGCTTCCGCATGGCAGCAGCGCTAGGCAGGCTGGGCAAGCTGCTCAGGCCGCTGTTGCCCAGGGTGCTGCAAGCCCCGCTCGACCTCCTGCCGGACCAGCTTCCCATGGCCGAGCCTCTGCCCGAAGTCGTCGCGGCGGTGGGAACCCGCCGGGCTCGGGTCGCCTTCTTGGCGGGGTGTGCCCAACAGGTGCTCGAGCCCGGTTTCAACGCCGCGACCCTGCGGGTACTGGCCCAAAACGGGGTGGAAGTGGTCATCCCTAAGGGCCAGAGCTGCTGCGGGGCGCTGGCCATGCACACCGGGGAGAGGGAGCGGGCCTTGGGCTTTGCGCGCAACAACCTGCGGGCTTTTCCCAAAGACCTGGACGCGATCGTCTCCAATGCCGCGGGCTGTGGCTCGGGCTTGAGAGAATACCCCCTGCTCTTTCATGGCGAGCCGGAGGAGGCCCAGGCCCAGGCCTTCGCCGCGCGGGTCAAGGACGTCTCGGTGTTTCTGGCCGAACTGGGGATCACTCCCCCGCCCCCCCTCAAAAACCCCCTCCGGGTGGCTTACCACGACGCCTGCCACCTGGCCCACGCTCAGGGGGTGCGGGCTGAGCCGCGCAAATTGCTATTGAGCATTCCCGGCCTCGAGCTGGTCGAGATCCCCGAGGGCGAGCTGTGCTGCGGCTCGGCGGGGACCTACAACCTCGAGCAGCCCGAGATCGCCGCCGCTTTGGGCGAGCGCAAGGCCAAAAACATCCTCTCCACCAAAGCCCAGTTGGTAGCCACCGGCAACATCGGCTGTTTTACCCAGATCCAGACCCACCTCAAGCGGCTGGGGCGGGAGCTACCCGTGCTGCACACGCTGGAGGTGCTGGACCGGGCCTACCGCGGTACGCTATAG
- a CDS encoding FAD-binding protein, producing the protein MNEGVTTVHPTSPAEVQEAVRSYTQLLPRGGGSKSALSTPQEGQTVLDLSGLTGVREYDPGEYVFVARAGTRLAEIQEMLAQNGQYLPFDPPLAEAGATLGGTVAAGLSGPLRQRYGGVRDFILGVQFVDGEGNAVRGGGKVVKNAAGFDLPKLMVGSLGRLGVLVEVAFKVFPFPKATATLEVTLSNLQEALEALYKLASSPLEFYALDLKTSPQGIALVLRIGGLPETLPARLDRLRQFLGNPPETLLEGHAERAYWAKVNQLEGEGYWVKIPLQPRAIFGLERALPAGTRRYLSAGHLLYLLWPGPIDELDTLLKHQGLAGLVLRGTPVSPWIGIDLSHPFGARVAAALDPTGRFGGYP; encoded by the coding sequence GTGAATGAGGGGGTAACCACCGTACATCCAACCAGCCCTGCCGAGGTCCAAGAGGCCGTACGCAGCTATACCCAGCTGCTACCCCGCGGCGGCGGGAGCAAAAGCGCCCTCTCCACCCCGCAGGAGGGCCAGACCGTGCTCGACCTGAGCGGCCTCACCGGGGTGAGGGAGTACGATCCCGGCGAGTACGTCTTCGTGGCGCGGGCTGGAACCCGGCTGGCGGAGATCCAGGAGATGCTGGCGCAAAACGGTCAGTACCTTCCCTTCGACCCACCCTTGGCCGAGGCTGGGGCCACCCTGGGCGGAACGGTGGCCGCCGGGCTCTCCGGCCCCTTGCGCCAGCGCTACGGCGGGGTGCGCGACTTCATCCTGGGCGTGCAGTTCGTGGACGGGGAGGGCAACGCAGTGCGCGGAGGCGGCAAGGTGGTAAAGAACGCCGCCGGGTTCGACCTGCCCAAGCTGATGGTGGGCAGCTTGGGACGGCTAGGGGTGTTGGTGGAGGTGGCCTTCAAGGTTTTCCCTTTCCCCAAGGCCACCGCAACGCTCGAGGTTACCTTGAGCAACCTCCAGGAAGCCCTTGAGGCCCTATACAAGCTCGCTTCCTCGCCGCTCGAGTTCTACGCCCTAGACCTAAAGACAAGCCCTCAGGGCATCGCCCTGGTCCTACGCATCGGCGGCCTACCCGAGACCCTCCCCGCCCGCCTAGACCGGCTGCGCCAGTTTCTCGGCAACCCCCCAGAGACGCTGCTCGAGGGCCACGCCGAGCGGGCCTACTGGGCCAAGGTGAATCAACTGGAAGGGGAGGGCTACTGGGTCAAGATCCCGCTCCAGCCGCGGGCGATCTTTGGGCTCGAGCGCGCCCTTCCGGCAGGAACACGCCGCTATCTGAGCGCGGGCCACCTGCTCTACCTCTTGTGGCCCGGCCCCATTGACGAACTGGACACCCTGCTCAAGCATCAGGGGCTGGCCGGTTTGGTGCTGCGGGGCACTCCTGTCTCCCCGTGGATCGGAATAGACTTATCCCACCCTTTCGGGGCTCGAGTCGCTGCCGCGCTAGACCCCACGGGCCGCTTCGGCGGCTACCCCTAG
- a CDS encoding FAD-linked oxidase C-terminal domain-containing protein, producing MSLALEDRAPFLADLAKVFPKDRLLDKAAQLTPYESDALTAFRARPLAVALPESSEEVVAAVRLCAKHKVPFVARGSGTSLSGGSLPIEGGLVIGLNRMNRLLKLDPKERVAVVQPGFINLDVTRAAEPYGLYYAPDPSSQPVSTIGGNLAFNSGGAHCLKYGMTSNHVLGAKVVLPDGEVVALGQESLEAVGPDWLGLFVGSEGLLGIALEITLRLLPRPEKYHTVLAAYDSLEKAGEAVAAVVASGLLPGAMEIMDQLAIEAAEAAVHAGYPREAKALLIVELEGEALEVEAEARELARVIAASGAYQVRLAQSAEERLKIWKGRKAAFSAVGRLSPDYIVQDGVVPRSKLGQALVEIERLSQAYGLRVANVFHAGDGNLHPLVLYDGKKPGELERAEALAGEILRLCIRLGGSITGEHGVGMEKRQYLGEMFAEDDLEAMRRIRRAVDPEELSNRGKMFPGGEAPALRAHGAHPLEQAGVISRE from the coding sequence ATGAGTCTGGCGCTCGAGGATAGAGCCCCCTTTCTGGCCGACCTGGCGAAGGTTTTTCCCAAAGACCGGCTGCTCGACAAGGCCGCCCAGCTCACCCCCTACGAATCCGACGCGCTCACCGCGTTCCGGGCCCGGCCGCTGGCGGTGGCGCTGCCCGAAAGCTCGGAGGAAGTGGTCGCGGCAGTTCGGTTATGCGCGAAGCATAAGGTTCCCTTTGTGGCCCGGGGCTCCGGGACCAGCCTCTCGGGAGGGTCGCTGCCTATCGAGGGGGGTCTGGTCATCGGGCTCAACCGGATGAACCGCCTCCTCAAGCTCGACCCCAAGGAGCGCGTGGCGGTGGTGCAGCCGGGATTCATCAACCTGGACGTGACCCGAGCCGCCGAGCCCTACGGGCTCTACTACGCCCCCGACCCCTCCAGCCAGCCGGTCTCCACCATCGGCGGAAACCTAGCCTTTAACTCCGGCGGGGCCCACTGCCTCAAGTACGGCATGACCTCCAACCACGTGCTGGGCGCCAAGGTGGTGTTGCCGGATGGCGAGGTGGTAGCGCTGGGCCAGGAGAGTCTAGAGGCGGTCGGCCCAGACTGGCTGGGGCTTTTCGTGGGCTCGGAGGGGCTCTTAGGCATCGCTCTGGAAATCACCCTGCGGCTGTTGCCTAGGCCCGAGAAGTACCACACCGTGCTGGCCGCCTATGACTCACTGGAAAAAGCCGGGGAAGCGGTGGCGGCGGTGGTGGCCAGCGGCCTTCTGCCCGGTGCGATGGAGATCATGGACCAGTTGGCCATCGAGGCTGCGGAGGCGGCGGTACATGCCGGGTACCCGCGGGAGGCCAAGGCGCTGCTCATCGTAGAACTCGAGGGTGAGGCCCTAGAGGTCGAAGCCGAAGCCCGCGAACTGGCCCGGGTGATCGCGGCCTCCGGGGCTTACCAGGTGCGCCTGGCGCAAAGCGCCGAGGAGCGCCTGAAGATCTGGAAAGGCCGCAAGGCCGCCTTCAGTGCGGTGGGGCGGCTCTCCCCAGACTACATCGTGCAAGACGGAGTAGTACCGCGCTCCAAGCTGGGCCAGGCCCTCGTCGAGATCGAGCGTCTTTCCCAAGCCTACGGCCTACGGGTGGCCAACGTCTTTCACGCCGGGGATGGTAACTTGCACCCTTTGGTGCTCTACGACGGCAAAAAACCGGGGGAGCTCGAGCGGGCTGAGGCGCTAGCAGGCGAGATTCTCAGGCTGTGCATCCGGCTTGGCGGCTCGATCACCGGCGAGCACGGGGTGGGAATGGAGAAGCGCCAATACCTGGGCGAGATGTTCGCAGAGGACGACCTGGAAGCGATGCGGCGCATCCGCCGGGCGGTGGACCCCGAGGAGCTTTCCAACCGGGGCAAGATGTTCCCAGGGGGCGAGGCCCCTGCCCTGAGGGCGCACGGGGCGCATCCGCTCGAGCAGGCCGGGGTGATCTCCCGTGAATGA
- a CDS encoding DUF58 domain-containing protein: MLWSWLFPLGLLAAILLAPSLVRGSASSRALKRRMFPHRSGTGRVRVALGCPLPVYVRLEREGSGPLSLLPNGANALAWPRWEWEEALLFSPRKRGEYPLPRIRVFARDLLGLREVEVRVNQESDRVLAYPEAFGLLSPDLRLTLLADGPEARGGLEDPSRFAGVRAYTPGDPLSRLHWKATAHHGKPMVREFARVRSSGVWLHLDLHAQGKQGAIYLEHATALAASLLVAAEEANLAVGLSAGAGGIGLGRGALHLARILEVLARANPEQQARPVPIPPPGVNLLLVTQEASGSVIEGALRARARASRVHLIALPEGFYLKPGEKGRPVFGKTEGVLRLLEKRKLLEAEGVRVHILRGNENILRIADL, translated from the coding sequence ATGCTGTGGTCCTGGTTGTTTCCGCTGGGCCTGCTCGCGGCGATTCTCCTGGCCCCTAGCTTGGTGCGGGGCAGCGCCTCGAGCCGGGCCCTGAAGCGGCGCATGTTCCCGCACCGCAGCGGAACGGGCCGGGTGCGGGTGGCACTCGGGTGCCCCCTGCCGGTATACGTGCGCCTCGAGCGTGAGGGATCGGGGCCGCTCTCGCTGCTGCCGAACGGGGCCAATGCGCTGGCGTGGCCGCGTTGGGAGTGGGAGGAAGCCCTGCTCTTCTCTCCACGAAAACGCGGCGAATACCCACTTCCGCGAATACGGGTCTTTGCTCGGGATCTGCTGGGCTTACGCGAGGTAGAAGTGCGCGTAAACCAAGAGAGCGACCGCGTGCTGGCGTACCCCGAAGCCTTCGGCTTGCTCTCCCCCGACCTTCGCCTTACCCTTTTAGCCGACGGTCCCGAGGCCCGAGGGGGCCTGGAGGACCCCTCCCGCTTCGCCGGGGTACGGGCCTACACCCCAGGCGATCCGCTCTCCCGTCTTCACTGGAAGGCCACCGCCCACCATGGAAAACCGATGGTGCGGGAGTTCGCTCGGGTGCGCTCGAGCGGGGTCTGGCTGCACCTCGACCTACACGCCCAGGGGAAGCAGGGAGCGATCTACCTCGAGCACGCCACCGCTCTGGCGGCAAGCCTGCTGGTCGCAGCCGAGGAGGCAAACCTGGCAGTGGGGCTTTCTGCAGGTGCCGGGGGGATCGGGTTAGGGCGCGGCGCCCTTCACTTAGCCCGGATCCTGGAGGTGCTGGCTCGAGCCAACCCGGAACAACAAGCCCGCCCCGTCCCCATCCCACCGCCGGGGGTCAACCTGTTGCTGGTCACCCAGGAAGCTTCCGGCTCGGTCATCGAAGGAGCCCTGCGCGCCCGGGCCAGGGCCAGCCGGGTTCACCTCATCGCCCTGCCCGAGGGGTTTTACCTCAAACCCGGCGAGAAGGGCCGCCCGGTATTTGGCAAGACCGAGGGGGTGCTGCGGCTACTCGAAAAGAGAAAGCTGCTCGAGGCCGAGGGGGTGCGGGTGCATATCCTGCGCGGCAACGAGAACATCCTGCGCATCGCCGACCTTTGA
- a CDS encoding AAA family ATPase has translation MIRNWYQKLCANIEQAVVGKHEEVKAVVATLLSGGHVLLEDVPGTGKTTLARALAKSLGLEFRRVQFTPDLLPSDLTGVYIYLNGAFEFRPGPLFAGLLLADELNRATPKTQSALLEAMQEGQVTLEGQTHPLPRPFLVIATQNPIEQEGTYRLPEAQLDRFTARIKLGYPAEEDERVMLRRMRQKSPLEELEPVTDAAEVLQAQRLVRQVRVDATLEDYLLAIVAATRQAEGVVLGASPRAALALERFAQALAALEGRDYLIPDDIKTAALPVLAHRLILSYEARLEGQSAEGVLANIVQRIPVPVES, from the coding sequence ATGATTCGAAACTGGTACCAAAAGCTCTGTGCAAACATCGAGCAGGCAGTGGTCGGCAAGCACGAGGAAGTCAAGGCGGTGGTGGCGACTTTGCTCAGCGGGGGGCATGTGTTGCTCGAGGATGTCCCCGGAACCGGCAAGACCACCTTGGCCCGCGCCCTGGCCAAGAGCTTGGGGCTCGAGTTTCGCCGGGTTCAGTTCACCCCCGATCTCTTGCCCTCCGACCTGACCGGGGTGTACATCTACCTCAATGGGGCTTTCGAGTTCCGGCCCGGGCCCCTCTTCGCTGGGCTTTTACTGGCCGACGAACTGAACCGGGCCACCCCCAAGACCCAGTCCGCCCTGCTCGAGGCCATGCAAGAAGGCCAGGTGACGCTCGAGGGCCAAACCCACCCCTTGCCCCGCCCCTTTTTGGTGATCGCCACCCAGAATCCTATCGAACAAGAAGGCACCTACCGGCTCCCCGAGGCCCAACTTGACCGCTTCACCGCCCGCATCAAGCTGGGGTATCCGGCGGAAGAGGACGAACGCGTCATGCTGCGACGCATGCGCCAGAAAAGCCCCTTGGAGGAACTCGAGCCGGTCACTGACGCCGCTGAAGTCCTCCAAGCGCAACGGCTGGTGCGGCAAGTGCGAGTAGACGCAACCCTAGAAGACTACCTCTTGGCCATCGTAGCGGCTACGCGGCAGGCCGAAGGGGTGGTCTTGGGAGCCTCACCGCGAGCCGCGCTGGCCCTAGAGCGCTTCGCCCAGGCCCTGGCGGCCCTCGAGGGCCGCGACTACCTGATCCCCGACGACATCAAAACCGCCGCTCTTCCCGTGCTGGCCCACCGCCTGATCCTCTCTTACGAAGCCCGCCTAGAGGGGCAAAGCGCCGAGGGGGTGCTGGCCAATATTGTGCAGCGGATCCCGGTCCCAGTTGAATCCTGA
- a CDS encoding DUF4129 domain-containing protein produces MLTRLTLLLLLLYALPGHLWPGLLGGAGLFWLLWRSPYRDGFLWFASLPGLYHFWGVSVQAPTLAEAFGDWGLTTLGLLLWGVAARQDRWAVLWLGPLVALRLDGIALALWVLAHAVHTLERDRIRSEEMGRPLYWSRTALLGAVGLLGLLTLALIALPLRVSLGMDSSPIPNTPVQPSPLVLEPGSSPTGQPRPRIIPAEPTPFARFAEEASQALLPIILGLMALILSLLVLASLRAPPSKLRPRGVHLIPLIAAGFFWAMLIAWLGTQQHTPVTQSLAPSAPTVSPAAPEGEAPALPPPIRRGTDWVYALGLGMALLATAALLLVAVALLRSLRESAREIKVSPTTGGRPPRSESPSSRIRRAYQRFLQQMGRRGFPRTPFESPRAYAARLGKLNPRAQVELQKLTELYEPVRYGGLGDENRAEQAEALAEALPASFSEQEGRA; encoded by the coding sequence ATGCTCACCCGGCTAACCCTGTTGCTGCTGTTGCTATATGCCCTGCCCGGGCACTTGTGGCCGGGCCTGCTGGGGGGAGCTGGGCTGTTCTGGCTGCTCTGGCGAAGTCCCTACCGCGATGGCTTTCTGTGGTTCGCCAGCTTGCCGGGGCTATACCACTTCTGGGGAGTCTCTGTACAAGCTCCGACGCTCGCAGAAGCCTTCGGCGACTGGGGGCTCACTACGCTGGGGCTGCTGCTATGGGGGGTAGCGGCCCGGCAGGACCGCTGGGCGGTGCTGTGGCTGGGTCCCCTGGTGGCTCTCCGGCTGGATGGGATCGCTCTGGCGCTATGGGTGTTAGCCCATGCCGTCCACACCCTCGAGCGCGACCGGATTCGCTCGGAGGAGATGGGCAGGCCGCTATACTGGAGCCGCACCGCCCTGCTCGGGGCGGTCGGTTTGCTCGGGCTTCTGACCCTAGCCCTGATAGCCCTGCCGCTGCGGGTCTCGCTAGGGATGGACTCTAGCCCCATTCCGAACACCCCGGTTCAGCCGAGCCCCCTAGTTCTCGAGCCGGGCTCGAGCCCCACGGGTCAACCCCGCCCGCGAATCATCCCCGCCGAGCCCACCCCTTTCGCCCGCTTCGCCGAGGAGGCCAGTCAGGCCCTGCTGCCGATCATCCTGGGGTTGATGGCCCTGATCCTCTCACTGCTGGTGCTGGCCTCGCTGCGGGCCCCGCCAAGCAAGCTCCGCCCGCGCGGGGTTCACCTGATCCCCCTCATCGCAGCAGGGTTTTTCTGGGCAATGCTTATTGCCTGGCTAGGAACGCAACAACACACCCCGGTAACCCAGTCGCTTGCACCCTCCGCGCCCACCGTTAGCCCCGCAGCTCCGGAAGGAGAAGCCCCAGCCTTACCTCCCCCGATTCGGCGAGGGACGGACTGGGTCTACGCGCTCGGCCTGGGAATGGCGCTATTAGCCACGGCAGCGCTTTTGCTCGTCGCGGTAGCCTTGTTGCGTAGCCTCCGCGAAAGTGCGCGGGAGATAAAGGTATCCCCCACTACCGGCGGGAGACCGCCGCGAAGCGAATCCCCCTCGAGCCGTATTCGCCGCGCCTACCAACGATTTTTGCAACAGATGGGGCGGCGTGGCTTCCCCCGTACCCCCTTCGAGAGCCCGCGCGCCTACGCAGCGCGGCTGGGAAAGCTAAACCCGAGGGCGCAGGTGGAGCTGCAAAAACTCACCGAACTCTACGAACCGGTGCGCTATGGCGGACTCGGCGACGAGAACCGGGCCGAACAGGCGGAAGCCCTCGCCGAAGCGTTACCCGCGTCTTTTAGCGAGCAGGAAGGTCGAGCATGA
- the aceB gene encoding malate synthase A: MKGIEIRGPEVPALKEILTPHALAFVAGLQREFGAVRKGLLQRRAEVAARIRAGEKPNFLEHTRFIREGNWKVAPAPADLNDRRVEITGPVERKMMINALNSGAKVFMADCEDALSPTWENIVQGQQNLIDAVRRTIRFTSPEGKEYRLAEKTATLVVRPRGWHLTERHVLVDGEPVSGSLFDFGLYFFHNAHELLERGSGPYFYLPKLENHLEARLWNDVFNFAQDYMGIPRGTIRATVLIETILAAFEMEEILYELKDHAAGLNAGRWDYIFSCIKKFATEDVIFPDRAQITMTVPFMRAYTELLVRTCHKRGAHAIGGMAAFIPSRKDPEVNARAIAAVTKDKERESGDGFDGTWVAHPDLVPVALSVFDKVLGDKPHQKDRLREDVDLTVRPEQLIDFHVPGGTVTEAGARNNISVSLQYTAAWLGGSGAVAIFNLMEDAATAEISRAQLWQWLHKGARLEDGRIFTEELYRQLKAEEMKKLEGLNNLEAAAALLDELVLQPEFREFLTLPAYERLG; the protein is encoded by the coding sequence ATGAAAGGTATCGAAATCCGGGGCCCGGAAGTCCCGGCGCTGAAGGAGATTCTGACCCCCCACGCTCTGGCTTTTGTGGCCGGGCTACAGCGCGAGTTTGGCGCGGTGCGCAAGGGATTGTTGCAGCGCCGGGCGGAGGTTGCCGCACGGATCAGGGCGGGGGAAAAGCCAAACTTCCTCGAGCACACCCGCTTCATCCGCGAGGGGAACTGGAAAGTAGCCCCGGCCCCTGCCGACCTCAACGATCGCCGGGTGGAGATCACCGGGCCCGTCGAGCGCAAGATGATGATCAACGCGCTCAACTCGGGGGCCAAGGTCTTCATGGCCGACTGCGAGGATGCCCTCTCCCCCACTTGGGAGAACATAGTTCAAGGGCAGCAAAACCTCATAGACGCAGTGCGCCGCACCATCCGCTTCACCAGCCCAGAGGGCAAAGAGTACCGCCTGGCCGAGAAGACCGCCACCCTGGTGGTGCGCCCACGCGGCTGGCACCTCACCGAGCGCCACGTGCTGGTAGATGGTGAGCCGGTCTCGGGATCGCTCTTCGACTTCGGGCTGTACTTCTTCCACAACGCCCACGAACTGCTCGAGCGTGGCTCGGGCCCCTACTTCTACCTGCCCAAGCTGGAAAACCACCTCGAGGCCCGCCTGTGGAACGATGTATTCAACTTCGCCCAGGACTATATGGGCATCCCGCGCGGCACCATCCGCGCCACCGTGCTCATCGAGACCATCCTGGCGGCTTTCGAGATGGAAGAGATTCTCTACGAACTCAAAGACCACGCTGCCGGGCTCAACGCGGGGCGCTGGGATTACATCTTTAGCTGCATCAAGAAATTCGCCACCGAGGACGTGATCTTCCCCGACCGGGCCCAGATCACCATGACCGTGCCCTTCATGCGGGCCTACACCGAACTGCTGGTGCGCACCTGCCATAAGCGCGGCGCCCACGCCATCGGGGGCATGGCCGCCTTCATTCCCAGCCGCAAGGACCCCGAGGTAAACGCCCGCGCTATCGCCGCGGTGACCAAGGACAAAGAGCGCGAATCCGGCGACGGCTTCGACGGGACCTGGGTGGCCCACCCCGACCTAGTACCGGTCGCGCTGAGCGTGTTCGATAAAGTCTTGGGCGACAAACCCCATCAGAAAGACCGCCTGCGCGAAGACGTGGACCTCACGGTGCGGCCCGAGCAGCTCATCGACTTCCACGTGCCCGGCGGCACCGTCACCGAGGCAGGAGCGCGCAACAACATCAGCGTAAGCTTGCAGTATACCGCCGCCTGGCTGGGCGGCTCGGGCGCGGTGGCGATCTTCAACCTGATGGAAGACGCCGCCACCGCCGAGATTTCCCGCGCCCAGCTGTGGCAGTGGCTCCACAAGGGGGCCAGGCTCGAGGATGGCCGCATCTTCACCGAGGAGCTTTACCGGCAGCTCAAAGCCGAGGAGATGAAAAAACTCGAGGGCCTGAACAACCTCGAGGCCGCTGCTGCGCTACTGGACGAATTGGTGCTGCAGCCGGAGTTCCGCGAGTTTTTGACCCTGCCTGCGTACGAGCGGTTGGGCTAG